A portion of the Carcharodon carcharias isolate sCarCar2 chromosome 18, sCarCar2.pri, whole genome shotgun sequence genome contains these proteins:
- the LOC121290635 gene encoding A disintegrin and metalloproteinase with thrombospondin motifs 5, which yields MVLCVLLAVWTLYQTLLLCLVAEQPPLPEPVRSSPDRQPDNRQLSPPRRRSGLVHSVDRLYSGDGKVGYLPDADGRRFLLDLERDESATRSRYTISPGAGGQPLLGGASDKIPHVFARDHFRFRTSAQPSRCETPALAPGLGPGLGLKTGQGAGRTNPTAGPGRAAGRSRRSVSRARHVELLLVADESMSKKHGRNIRHYLLTLASIASKLFGHASIENPVRLAVVSIVVVTDAAEGPEVSKNAAATLKNFCRWQHQLNQLGDGHAQHHDAAILFTRENLCGHHSCDTLGMADVGTICSSERSCAIIEDDGLHAAFTVAHEIGHLLGLSHDDSKFCEESYGLTEDKRLMSSILTSIDSSKPWSKCTSATVTEFFDDGHGDCLLDPPQKPLRVPEELPGQSYDAVRQCKLAFGPEYTVCPGMDVCSRLWCAVIRQGQMVCMTKKLPAVEGTPCGKGRICLHGKCVDKTKRRYYSASANGNWGSWGSWGQCSRTCGGGVQFARRHCNNPAPRNNGKYCVGKRAIHRSCNVTPCPQTGKSFRHEQCEARNGYQTDAKGIKTFVEWVPKYAGVIPADVCKLTCRAKGTGYYVVFSQKVTDGTECQPYSNSVCVRGRCIRTGCDGIIGSKLQYDKCGVCGGDSSTCVKVSRSFTKRSVGYREVTRIPAGATHIKVRQYKPKGQQRFTAYLAVKRKNGDYLFNGKYMISTSETIIDLNGTVLNYSGWSQKDDQMHSMGHGPLKEPLIIQILATDPGKPLDVRYSYFVPRKQVPSANENAIKTLAAQSNLPKWVTGPWLSCSRTCDTGWQTRTVQCKNGYGKLTKGCPLSQRPSAFKQCFLRKC from the exons ATGGTGCTGTGTGTTTTGCTGGCTGTCTGGACTCTGTACCAGACGCTGCTGCTGTGCCTTGTCGCCGAGCAGCCTCCCCTACCTGAGCCGGTGCGGAGCTCCCCAGACCGGCAACCTGACAACCGGCAGCTCTCCCCCCCGCGGAGGAGGAGCGGGCTGGTGCACAGCGTGGACCGACTTTACTCCGGGGACGGCAAGGTCGGTTACCTCCCGGACGCGGACGGCCGGAGGTTCCTGCTCGATTTGGAAAGGGACGAGTCTGCGACCCGCTCCCGCTACACCATCAGCCCCGGAGCCGGGGGCCAGCCGCTGCTCGGGGGCGCCTCTGACAAAATCCCGCACGTCTTCGCCCGGGATCATTTCAGGTTTCGGACCTCGGCTCAGCCCAGCCGCTGCGAGACCCCCGCCCTCGCCCCCGGACTGGGACCGGGGCTGGGGCTGAAGACGGGCCAAGGGGCCGGGCGCACCAACCCCACCGCCGGCCCCGGGAGAGCGGCCGGTCGCTCCCGCCGCTCCGTCTCCCGAGCCCGGCACGTCgagctgctgctggtggcggACGAGTCCATGTCCAAGAAGCACGGGCGCAACATCCGGCACTACCTGCTGACCCTGGCCTCCATCGCCTCCAAGCTGTTCGGCCACGCCAGCATCGAGAACCCGGTCCGCCTGGCCGTGGTCAGCATCGTGGTGGTCACCGATGCGGCCGAGGGGCCGGAGGTCAGCAAGAACGCCGCGGCCACCCTGAAGAACTTCTGCAGGTGGCAGCACCAGCTGAACCAGCTGGGCGATGGCCATGCACAACACCACGATGCTGCTATCCTCTTCACCCGGGAG AATTTGTGTGGACATCATTCATGTGATACTTTGGGAATGGCGGACGTGGGAACCATCTGCTCCTCTGAGCGCAGCTGTGCAATCATAGAAGATGACGGCCTCCATGCTGCATTTACAGTCGCTCACGAAATTG GACATCTCCTAGGACTGTCCCATGATGATTCCAAGTTCTGTGAGGAGTCATATGGCTTAACCGAAGATAAACGGTTAATGTCTTCCATTCTGACCAGCATCGACTCCTCCAAACCATGGTCTAAGTGCACCTCCGCTACAGTAACAGAGTTCTTTGATGACGGTCATG GCGATTGTCTCCTTGATCCTCCACAGAAGCCCCTGCGTGTACCTGAGGAGCTGCCGGGACAGAGCTACGATGCCGTCCGTCAGTGCAAGCTGGCTTTCGGGCCAGAGTATACAGTCTGCCCAGGAATGGATGTGTGCTCCCGCCTGTGGTGTGCTGTCATCCGTCAGGGGCAAATGGTTTGTATGACCAAGAAGTTGCCTGCTGTGGAAGGGACACCATGTGGAAAGGGGAGGATCTGTCTCCATGGAAAATGTGTGGACAAAACCAAACGGAGGTATTACTCG GCCTCGGCTAATGGAAACTGGGGGTCGTGGGGATCCTGGGGACAATGTTCACGGACGTGTGGAGGGGGCGTGCAGTTTGCCCGTAGGCATTGCAACAACCCTGCTCCCAGAAACAATGGCAAATACTGTGTGGGGAAACGTGCCATCCATCGATCCTGCAATGTAACACCATGCCCACAAACTG GCAAATCTTTTCGACACGAACAATGCGAGGCACGGAATGGGTATCAGACCGATGCCAAAGGAATCAAAACATTTGTGGAATGGGTTCCGAAGTACGCTGGCGTGATCCCTGCCGATGTGTGTAAATTGACTTGTCGAGCTAAAGGAACAGGATATTATGTTGTGTTTTCTCAGAAG GTAACAGACGGAACGGAATGCCAACCGTACAGCAATTCGGTTTGTGTGCGAGGGCGCTGCATAAGGACTGGCTGCGATGGTATAATCGGCTCCAAGCTGCAGTATGACAAATGCGGAGTCTGCGGGGGAGATAGTTCCACCTGTGTGAAAGTATCTCGAAGTTTTACCAAGAGAAG tgTGGGGTACAGAGAAGTAACAAGAATCCCTGCAGGAGCAACACACATCAAAGTGCGGCAGTACAAGCCGAAGGGTCAGCAAAGGTTCACTGCCTATTTGGCAGTTAAACGGAAGAATGGGGACTATCTCTTCAATGGCAAGTACATGATCTCAACTTCAGAGACGATCATTGATCTAAATGGCACTGTGCTCAACTACAGCGGGTGGAGCCAGAAGGATGACCAGATGCATTCAATGGGTCATGGTCCACTGAAGGAGCCACTGATAATTCAGATTCTTGCCACCGACCCTGGGAAACCACTTGACGTGCGCTACAGCTATTTTGTTCCCAGGAAGCAAGTGCCCTCGGCTAATGAGAATGCCATCAAGACTCTGGCAGCACAATCCAATCTGCCCAAGTGGGTGACGGGACCCTGGTTGTCATGTTCCAGAACCTGTGACACTGGCTGGCAGACCAGAACCGTTCAATGCAAAAATGGATACGGAAAACTGACAAAAGGTTGCCCTCTCTCCCAAAGACCATCAGCGTTTAAACAATGTTTTCTGAGAAAATGTTAA